The following are encoded in a window of Kitasatospora fiedleri genomic DNA:
- a CDS encoding PP2C family protein-serine/threonine phosphatase, giving the protein MAASPATAVRSAGPIPRPAAAPPPENAAGHGLGSGIEDGAGSGIRNGAGSGAGNGVEDSGGSGGGSDPRQAGARWEAAMARALRVPVWVRLLPVLLLVADLVLEWSIPSSVAAGFLLTVIPVVVASSGGSGLVAGSAVVTVALQALLALRAGHLTEQHHLWTYLATVLAGAIGAGLAAQRRRQARDLVRMQVVTDTLQHAVLRPVPARAGGLRTAGLYHPAQADVGIGGDLYEVCETRYGTRILLGDVRGKGLDAVRTAADVIGAFRVAAHETAELGELADQLDRQVGRDAEQGGDRELFVTAVLLQHRPGSAEIDLVNRGHLAPLLVAPGSVGTVRCAEDLPLGLGHLAAGPPEPPATVPLPPGRTLLLHTDGVTEARDRTGAFYPLAARLATLPATDPDAVVAFLDRDVRRHAGSLTDDVAVLALTPA; this is encoded by the coding sequence ATGGCAGCGTCGCCCGCCACCGCAGTCCGCAGCGCCGGCCCCATCCCGCGCCCGGCCGCCGCTCCGCCGCCGGAGAACGCCGCCGGGCACGGTCTCGGGAGCGGCATCGAGGACGGCGCCGGGAGCGGCATCCGGAACGGCGCCGGGAGCGGGGCCGGGAACGGCGTCGAGGACAGCGGCGGGAGCGGTGGCGGGAGCGATCCCCGGCAGGCCGGGGCGCGCTGGGAGGCCGCGATGGCCCGGGCGCTGCGGGTGCCCGTCTGGGTGCGGCTGCTGCCGGTCCTGCTGCTGGTCGCGGACCTGGTCCTGGAGTGGTCGATCCCCAGTTCCGTCGCGGCGGGCTTCCTGCTCACGGTGATCCCGGTGGTGGTCGCGTCCAGCGGCGGGTCCGGGCTGGTCGCCGGTTCCGCCGTCGTCACCGTCGCCCTCCAGGCGCTGCTCGCCCTGCGGGCCGGGCACCTGACCGAGCAGCACCACCTGTGGACCTACCTGGCCACCGTGCTGGCCGGCGCGATCGGTGCCGGGCTCGCCGCGCAGCGCCGCCGCCAGGCCCGCGACCTGGTCCGGATGCAGGTCGTCACCGACACCCTCCAGCACGCCGTGCTGCGCCCGGTCCCGGCCCGCGCCGGGGGCCTGCGCACCGCCGGGCTCTACCACCCCGCGCAGGCGGACGTCGGCATCGGCGGCGACCTGTACGAGGTGTGCGAGACCCGGTACGGGACCCGAATCCTGCTCGGGGACGTCCGCGGCAAGGGGCTGGACGCGGTGCGCACCGCCGCCGACGTGATCGGCGCGTTCCGGGTGGCCGCCCACGAGACCGCCGAACTCGGCGAGCTGGCCGACCAGTTGGACCGGCAGGTCGGCCGCGACGCCGAGCAGGGCGGCGACCGCGAGCTGTTCGTCACCGCGGTGCTGCTCCAGCACCGTCCCGGCTCCGCCGAGATCGACCTGGTCAACCGGGGCCACCTCGCCCCGCTGCTGGTGGCCCCGGGCAGCGTCGGCACCGTCCGCTGTGCGGAGGACCTCCCGCTGGGCCTGGGCCACCTCGCCGCCGGTCCGCCCGAGCCGCCCGCCACCGTCCCGCTGCCGCCCGGCCGGACCCTGCTGCTGCACACCGACGGCGTCACCGAGGCCCGCGACCGGACCGGCGCGTTCTACCCGCTGGCCGCCCG
- a CDS encoding arsenate reductase family protein — MEIWINPRCGKCRTALGELDAAGADYTVRRYLDEPPTAAELTEVLGRLGLEPWDVARLDEAVAKELGLRSWGREDADRARWTAAMAAHPALIQRPIITADDGYTVIGRTPDALKDVLAH, encoded by the coding sequence ATGGAAATCTGGATCAACCCGCGGTGCGGCAAGTGCCGCACCGCCCTGGGCGAACTCGACGCGGCCGGGGCGGACTACACCGTGCGCCGCTACCTGGACGAGCCGCCGACGGCCGCCGAACTCACCGAGGTGCTGGGCCGGTTGGGCCTGGAGCCGTGGGACGTGGCCCGGCTGGACGAGGCCGTGGCCAAGGAACTGGGCCTGCGCTCCTGGGGCCGCGAGGACGCCGACCGGGCCCGCTGGACGGCGGCGATGGCCGCGCACCCGGCGCTGATCCAGCGCCCGATCATCACCGCGGACGACGGCTACACCGTGATCGGGCGCACCCCGGACGCGCTGAAGGACGTCCTCGCGCACTGA
- a CDS encoding siderophore-interacting protein gives MSDLPIRRLTVTGVHRPTPRTARVTFALPPGGFALAGPDQQVKLYFPRPGQDAPELPVPAPGQDLMSWYHACHAVPEDRRPWMRSFTLRAHDAELHTVDVDFVLHGTAGTAGAPGTAGAPGTAGAPGAGGPAAAWAAQARPGQVLAMFGPSPEFARPFPLGGGLPLLFACDESALPALGTLVEALPADARAHAWIEVASPEEEQPLLGFGELTAHWVHRGDAPHGARLLAALRTAELPPAPGPAWLAGEATTVRALRRHLIEDRRLPRPTVHSTGYWRTRLTQDDAPTPEDLADAQETLRQLQGN, from the coding sequence GTGTCCGACCTGCCGATCCGCCGTCTGACCGTCACCGGGGTGCACCGGCCCACGCCGCGGACCGCCCGGGTCACCTTCGCGCTGCCGCCCGGCGGGTTCGCCCTGGCCGGGCCCGACCAGCAGGTCAAGCTGTACTTCCCCCGCCCCGGCCAGGACGCCCCGGAACTCCCCGTCCCGGCCCCGGGCCAGGACCTGATGAGCTGGTACCACGCCTGCCACGCCGTCCCCGAGGACCGCCGCCCGTGGATGCGCTCCTTCACCCTGCGCGCCCACGACGCCGAACTCCACACCGTGGACGTCGACTTCGTCCTGCACGGCACGGCCGGGACGGCCGGAGCGCCCGGGACGGCCGGAGCGCCCGGGACGGCCGGAGCGCCCGGGGCGGGCGGACCGGCCGCCGCGTGGGCCGCGCAGGCCCGGCCCGGGCAGGTGCTGGCGATGTTCGGGCCCTCCCCCGAGTTCGCCCGCCCGTTCCCGCTGGGCGGCGGTCTGCCGCTGCTGTTCGCCTGCGACGAGTCCGCGCTGCCCGCCCTCGGCACCCTGGTCGAGGCCCTGCCGGCCGATGCCCGGGCCCATGCCTGGATCGAGGTGGCCAGCCCCGAGGAGGAGCAACCCCTGCTCGGCTTCGGCGAGTTGACCGCCCACTGGGTCCACCGCGGGGACGCCCCCCACGGCGCCCGCCTGCTCGCCGCCCTGCGCACCGCCGAGCTCCCGCCCGCCCCCGGTCCCGCCTGGCTGGCCGGCGAGGCCACCACCGTCCGCGCCCTGCGCCGCCACCTGATCGAGGACCGCCGCCTCCCCCGCCCCACCGTCCACTCCACCGGCTACTGGCGCACCCGCCTCACCCAGGACGACGCCCCCACCCCCGAGGACCTCGCCGACGCCCAGGAGACCCTCCGCCAGCTCCAGGGCAACTGA